ATAAGAATGAATAACTCTAGCACTTTAATTGAAAAGATAGTTGGGTATATATCATCATACCTTTGAGCAGAGTGATGGAACAGACAGATCAAGAGAGGCCAAATCATCATGGCTGAAATAACGTGAAGAATTCGGACGCAGTAGCTGCAATAGCGATCTCCTACCATTCTGCAGACACAATTTTGAAGCAAACGtcaaggaagaaaaaaattacaggAAGACttcaacatattaattatagaaaGGCCTAAAATACAAAGGAACAAAATTATGTACAAAATGCAACCAACAAAAAAGGTAGATGTCATTAGATCCAAGAAAAGATAAGCTAAAATTTCATCTCAGAATAGTTTTTCATATATAAGGAACACAAACCTTGTCCATAACAAGATCCTTTAGGGTGGGCTCAAGCTCACGAACAATTATCTGTATATGATTAAACAAGCTTCAGAAGAATTAGAACATAATCATATAGACTCCAGCAATCTTTCATTTGGCTCAGTAAAACTACCTTGGTCACGAGCTTTGTGTCATCAACTATTGAAAAAATACATGCAAGCACCTAAGAACACATGGTAGACAAGGGGTTATCATCTAAAAGACAAATACAAACCGACAGTGGAGTACTATAAGTAGTAAATCCAAACGAAAATAATAAAAGGCCTCCTTACCATACTTCCAAACTGATCAAAAGCCACCTTTTGAACATGATCTTTCATTGCTTTGAtaatcttctttctctcctgCAAAGAATAAGATTTAGAGAGAGCAGAAATTCGACTTATAAGTTTCCTATGGAAACATCTACCATCAGTCTTTTGCACTAGAGGTCAAAATAGATGTCAACCatgaaaatctgtttacaagtttgaTTTGATATTGACATTTAAATCACGATTTACATATACAACCAttaaaagggaaaggaaaacTTAGGCTCAATGTACTTCAAAAGAGAAGATATCAGATCTACAAATGAAACCCATCCATAATATGAGGTACGCCTTGAATTATAAGTTAAGGAGTAAAAGGAAAACGACGAGGATGTGTACCTTAGCGCTTCCATGTTTGATACAAAGCATGGCAAGCCTAGAACCATCACGAGTATGAACCATACGCAAAATAAGGGACCCTGTCAGTAGCTGAAGCACATCTGCAGCAGAAGTCTACGGAACAAAAATCCATTTAGTATTATAACAAAGGACTCTAATGCAAATTTATACTCCCAAAcactcacatatatatataaaaattatatatatatatattatataccttATCAGCTATTGTCAGGTATTCAATCAGCAATTTGTGTATGATAGTATGGTCGACAATTCCCTTCTCAAGAATCGGTTGGATAATGGCAGCCATGTGTCGGTTAACTGAATCTTTTTGCAGTCCTAGCTTAGCGATGATGTCTACCACCCTGAACCACATTCAGTAACTCTTAATATATGTTCAACACATGAATAAAGAGCAATATCGAGTTTGTAATTACCATCGCAAATAACCAAAAGGAAAGCCAAGGGATTCCTAGTTCTCTAGATATAAATACAAGAGACCTGGCTTTTCTATTTATTATGAGCTAGAGTGAAGACAAGAAAGATAAATGGCATTTTACCTTTTTTCGGTAGTTGAGGCCAAGCCCTTGAATAACTGAAGCTCTGTAGAATACAACTCTGCAAGGAGTTCTTGTTTTTGTGCTGCAGTTCCCAGATGGTATGCATGCTCAAcaacttgagaaaaaaaaaaagtgagcttcaaaagaaacaaaaaatgctaTGCGCatcatattacataaaatatttaatttgtgtaaGCAAGTCGtacaaaagtatatatgttGAAACATCAATATGTTACATCAGTATAGCCTACATACCAACAGATCCGAACANNNNNNNNNNNNNNNNNNNNNNNNNNNNNNNNNNNNNNNNNNNNNNNNNNNNNNNNNNNNNNNNNNNNNNNNNNNNNNNNNNNNNNNNNNNNNNNNNNNNNNNNNNNNNNNNNNNNNNNNNNNNNNNNNNNNNNNNNNNNNNNaaaaaaaaaaaaaaaaaaaaaaaaaaaaaaaaaaaaagaagtgagcttcaaaagaaacaaaaaatgttatgCGGatcatattacataaaatatttaatttgtgtaaGCAAGTCGtacaaaagtatatatgttGAAACATCAATATGTTACATCAGTATAGCCTACATACCAACAGATCCGAACATGTGACGGAGGAGACGAGCAACACGTCCCCGGAGGCTGGATATACAATCTGCCAGCTGCTGCTTAGATGCTGCACAAATAAATCACTCAAATTAACAGTTTGTATAAGCAAGCATACATTTAGCTGTATGTTCAACTTGAGTAGTTAGAGCCTTTACCTCCATCCAACAtcttctttaataaaaaaacagcaTATTTATTAGAAGCAAGGGTAAGAAAGTGTGGCTGGAGTTCTGCGAAGATAGTGTCTCTTTCAGCTTGTGAGCAAAACTTCACACAAGTCTAAGCAACAGACAaaattttgtaagatatatGTTCTTAGGGATTTGGCAGCCTTTTTTTCCATAtaactcaaagaaaaaaaaaacacacctgGAGTACACGAGATGAAACATGTGAGCCTGCAATCTCTGGAACCTTCCCCTTCATCTTTCTTATAGCTTCAGATACAAGCCTAACAaatagtttttgaaaacaaagattaataatcaaacaaacaaaatatacaacGTTTTAAATCCTAAGGCATCCTTTATTGAATACTAACTTTGAACGCTCCTCCTTGCCAATGTCACGGCGCCTCATCTTCTCCCATAGAGATCCAAGCTCCTGTTATATATAGTAATGAAAGTGAAGATCAGTTCTATGCATCGCTCCTGATTTAAAGCGCTTGAGGCATACACTTTTTATCAATCCTCTGTTTCAATAactagaataaaaaaaagatacatacTTGCTCAAGACTGTAATGaggctttctcttcttcttcctagcTTCTGTTAGCTCCTGCAacccaaatcaaaaacacattCATTAAGAATCAGAAACCAAATTCTAATTCCAACTTGGCCTTAAATTATCAGACACTAGATTCCAAATCCaaaaaagatatgtttttttaccTTAGCCTGTATACGAAGCTCCTTCTTCGATAGCGAAACCTTATGCTCCCCCTTGTCACCAGAAGATTTAGGTTTACCAAAATGAGGTTTAACATTTTGGTCTCCAGACACCAGCTTTGGCTTCTTCGATTTCAGAGAATCGGATTTGTCAGAGCTTTCGGTATTCTTCCTCTTGGTCGATTTCTTCGATGTCAGACCTTTGGAAGACATCGTtgataaaaaagataaaaactttgaGTTGAAACTGTAATGGTGTCTGTGTGTaagaagagatagagaaaggGGTCCAAAAGGGTTTTacaatttctagggtttttgaaGTGAACAAGAGAGAGACGGCGATACACACAAGACAAAAGTACCAAAATAAGGCTCCCGTTCTTTAAAATTACTGCTTTGCCATTAAACCGGTCCGGTCCGGTCCGATTTTGCGTCAAAATCAATTAGCATCTCGGTTTACTGCCAAATCGTTCCTCTGATGTTGTAGGACCTTTTGGTACTTGTATTTTAGTTTCTGCCACATTTTGACCATACGATGTTGATTTAAAGAGAGTAATGGTGCCATGGTTattacttctttcttttcaccTAATTGCTAATGAGAGCTTCCACAGGAAAAAATTCCAAGAAGCATTCGGCTGTCGtttcaaaaaaaagttggaagagCCAACGAGAGAGAGATCACATACATATACAGTACTACTTTCATTCACTATATCCTTTGGAAATGTAAGGATGATGAATATAGCAGATACGGTTTTGAGAAGCTAGCTAagtgatgataataataataataaatggtCTTGACTTACAAAttgatgacaaaaataaaacatagatTAGGCTTAAGTTTAATGGACTAATAAGTAATCAAATCTGGTTGCCTCTTTGGTGCAGCTTACTTGATTTGGACTGAGCTTGGAACATAAGTAGAGCACATAACTAGGGGACCAGATTCAAATGTAGATTCTCCAAGATCTACCTTTTTCAAGTATCCATCCTTTCCAGTGATATAAGCTGCGTAGCGGAAGTGGTCGTCAGGATCATCCATGTCTCTACCAAAAACCACCGCGACTCTCTTCTCCTCGTCaacaaagaaacttccatgttCAAATGGGTATTGGTAACAAGTAAGTGGATTAATATTCACCGTTAAGAACAATTTACTCCACCAGTACACTTTGCTAGGCTCAATCTCGTCCGTAATCCATATCTCCATATGTAATGAACCACGCCGTTGAAATAACACTGCAAGTTGCTCATCTCTGACACTAGCTAGACTCACGGTATCTTCAGCAACAGGGTAAACAGGCATACCCAGAGGCGATCCAAATCTCTccgttgtaaaatcaaaacaaagtaaaaaacaaaactctccCATATTTTTACTTTGAACAAACCAGTAAGTATTCCCCTTGAGAGACACGCCACGTTGATGAAAAGATAGATTCCAGCGAAGTGTGTCCTGAACAACCTCCCATGAGTTAGAGTCAAGATTGTAGATTTGAAACTTACCAAATAGATTCTTTTCATGACTCATGTCGTGAACATCCAAATATCTCAAAATCTTGTGAATTCGATGCGATTTGTTCTTTACAACCTCGTATCCGAGAGCATAGTTGTCCTTTTTGTGGTCAGAGTTTCTAGGTTCAATCCACCTTGCATGTCCACAACAAGGGTTCCAAACCACAAGCCTCGGATTACATTTTTTGGTGATGCATAACAACAAACCGC
The Camelina sativa cultivar DH55 chromosome 15, Cs, whole genome shotgun sequence DNA segment above includes these coding regions:
- the LOC104748237 gene encoding F-box/kelch-repeat protein At3g16740-like, which translates into the protein MAMSDLTQDLVEDVILRVPLTSRKAVQSTCKNWNTLSKRLSFKKIHDVVKAKEAAKRESLAIMIKDFKVYLMSLDLRGIHNDDDVDSSIKREAKLISLNDVDGVDISRVFHCSGLLLCITKKCNPRLVVWNPCCGHARWIEPRNSDHKKDNYALGYEVVKNKSHRIHKILRYLDVHDMSHEKNLFGKFQIYNLDSNSWEVVQDTLRWNLSFHQRGVSLKGNTYWFVQSKNMGEFCFLLCFDFTTERFGSPLGMPVYPVAEDTVSLASVRDEQLAVLFQRRGSLHMEIWITDEIEPSKVYWWSKLFLTVNINPLTCYQYPFEHGSFFVDEEKRVAVVFGRDMDDPDDHFRYAAYITGKDGYLKKVDLGESTFESGPLVMCSTYVPSSVQIK
- the LOC104746015 gene encoding pumilio homolog 24, with amino-acid sequence MSSKGLTSKKSTKRKNTESSDKSDSLKSKKPKLVSGDQNVKPHFGKPKSSGDKGEHKVSLSKKELRIQAKELTEARKKKRKPHYSLEQELGSLWEKMRRRDIGKEERSKLVSEAIRKMKGKVPEIAGSHVSSRVLQTCVKFCSQAERDTIFAELQPHFLTLASNKYAVFLLKKMLDGASKQQLADCISSLRGRVARLLRHMFGSVVVEHAYHLGTAAQKQELLAELYSTELQLFKGLASTTEKRVVDIIAKLGLQKDSVNRHMAAIIQPILEKGIVDHTIIHKLLIEYLTIADKTSAADVLQLLTGSLILRMVHTRDGSRLAMLCIKHGSAKERKKIIKAMKDHVQKVAFDQFGSMVLACIFSIVDDTKLVTKIIVRELEPTLKDLVMDKNGRRSLLQLLRPNSSRYFSHDDLASLDLSVPSLCSKDKSETSSLTKDTDGNESGEETKDEQEDTVTEHSDHEENVKAAGGKKDPLVRRRELLVNSGLAESLIDVCVENAEEFLKSNIGKEVLYEVAVGGADGILCPSLSEKLGELYEAISSVAAKPKPQESEKDSEHILENFHSSRTIRRLVLDCPGFASTLFKKALSGKCRSWAAGHCSKILSAFLESEDLQVREMAKPELQVLVNEGTLKISASKKPE